The following is a genomic window from Chitinophaga caseinilytica.
CATTCATATTGCAATTTATTTAATAAATAATTGGGGGAATAATGAAAGATAATGTTGAATAAGTTTCCACCCGGCAAATTTAACCGGAAGATGCAGCAGGTACTTGCAATTCATGGTTGAGGGAATGTCATCCCAAGATATAGATATTAAATATATCAATACTGTCAACCGACAAAAACATGACAAAAAATTCAGCAAGATCCCCACCCTATTCCGCCGCCTTCCCGCCATCAATCCTCACCGCAATGTCAAATCCCCGCCACGATTAGACCATCCGCAGAAATAATCGAGAAAATGTAAATATTTTTTAACAATTTTACAGTTACATTACATAAATCGTAAAAAATGAGCCAACAACCCGCTACATTATTTGACAAAGTATGGGATGCGCATGTAGTCCGGAAAATCGAAGACGGGCCGGATGTGTTTTTCATCGACCGGCACTTTATCCACGAAGTTACCAGCCCCGTGGCTTTCCTTGGGCTCGAAAACCGCCAGCTACAGGTGATGTTCCCCAACAAAACCTTCGCCACCGCGGACCACAACACTCCAACCATTAACCAGCACCTCCCCGTGGCCGACCCCCTGTCTGCCAACCAGCTGAAGGCACTGGAAAACAACTCCGCCAAATACGGCATCTCCCACTGGGGCCTCGGTAACCCGAAAAACGGCATCGTGCACGTGGTAGGCCCCGAAAACGGGATCACCCTCCCCGGCATGACCATCGTCTGCGGAGACTCCCACACCTCCACCCACGGAGCCTTCGGCGCCATCGCTTTCGGCATCGGCACCTCCGAAGTGGAAATGGTACTCTCCTCCCAGTGTATCATGCAGCCCAAACCGAAGAAAATGCTCATCAACGTAAACGGCAAACTCGGTAAAGGCGTAACCCCTAAAGACGCTGTCCTCTATATCATCTCCCAACTCACCGCAGCAGGCGCCACCGGCTACTTCATCGAATACGCCGGCGAAGTGTTCCGCGAAATGAGCATGGAAGGAAGAATGACGGTCTGCAACATGTCTATCGAAATGGGCGCCCGCGGCGGCATGATCGCGCCGGACGAAACTACCTTCGCTTATATCAAAGGCCGCGAAAAAGCACCGCAGGGTGAAGCCTGGGACAAAGCCCTCGCTTACTGGAAAACGCTCAAAACCGACGAAGGCGCTACGTTCGACGTGGTGTACGACTACCAGGCCGCCGACATCGAGCCGCAAATCACTTATGGCACCAATCCCGGTATGGGCATGGGCATCTCGCAACGCATCCCCACGGCGGCGAAAGCGGGCGGCAGCAAAGCCAGCTACGAGAAATCGCTCGATTACATGGGCTTCCATGAAAACGACGCCATGCTCGGTAAAAAGATCGACTATGTGTTCATCGGCTCCTGCACCAACGGCCGTATCGAAGATTTCCGCGCCTTCGCGTCCATCGTGAAAGGCCGCAAAAAAGCCGATCACGTCACCGCCTGGATCGTTCCCGGATCCCACATCGTAGAAGCACAGATCCGCGAAGAAGGGATTTACGACATCCTGACCGAAGCCGGCTTCCAGCTGCGCCAACCCGGATGCTCCGCCTGCCTGGCCATGAACGACGACAAGATCCCCGCGGGCAAGTACGCCGTGAGCACCAGCAACCGCAACTTCGAAGGCCGCCAGGGCCCCGGAGCGCGCACCCTGCTCGCTTCCCCCTCGTAGCTGCCGCAGCGGCCGTTACCGGCGTGGTGACCGACCCGAGAGACCTGATCGCTTAACTTCCTTCCAAACCACAGAGACTATCTAAAAATGGCATACGATAAATTCACCGTTCTCACCAGCACCGCAGTACCCCTGCCCATCGAGAACGTAGACACCGACCAGATCATCCCCGCGCGCTTCCTCAAAGCCACCGAGCGCAAAGGTTTCGGCGATAACCTCTTCCGCGACTGGCGGTATAACGGAGACGATTCCCCGAAGCAGGACTTCGTCCTCAACAACCCGATCTACTCCGGCAAAATCCTCGTGGCCGGCAAGAACTTCGGCAGCGGCAGCTCCCGCGAGCACGCAGCCTGGGCTATCTACGACTACGGGTTCCGTTGCGTAGTGTCCAGCTTCTTCGCCGACATCTTCAAAAACAACTCCCTCAACATCGGCATCCTCCCCGTTCAGGTGAGCCCGGAATTCCTCGATAAAATCTTCCTCGCCATCGAGGCAGACGCCAAAGCGGAAATCACCGTAGACCTCGACAAACAGCTGATCACCATCGCCGCCACCGGCGAAAGCGAATCCTTCGCCATCAACAGCTACAAAAAACATAACCTCATGAACGGTTATGACGATATCGATTATTTACAGGCGATGAAGGACGAAATCCGGACGTTCGCCGACAAAAGCATATACTAGCAATGCCCGCCCAGCGATATCTTGAGATCATGGACACCACGCTTCGCGACGGCGAGCAAACGAGCGGCGTCTCTTTTTCCCCTTCGGAAAAACTGACCATCGCCCAACTGCTGCTGACGGAAGTGAAGGCAGACCGCATCGAAGTGGCTTCGGCGCGCGTGTCTGACGGGGAAATGGCCGCCGTGAAAGCCATCACCAAATGGGCGAAGGCCAGCAAGCTGCTCGAGCGCGTGGAAGTGCTCACGTTCGTGGACGGAGACGTGTCTATCCAATGGATGCAGGAAACCGGCGCGAAAGTGATGAACCTCCTCACCAAAGGTTCCCTCAACCACCTCACGCATCAACTCAAAAAGAAACCCGAACAGCATTTCGCCGATATCGCCGAAGTGATCGCCAAAGCGAAAAAGAAAGGCCTCATCGTGAACGTGTACCTCGAAGACTGGAGCAACGGCATGCGCCATTCCCGCGATTACGTGTTCCAGTACCTCGATTTCATCGCCACCCAACCCGTCAAACGCGTCATGCTGCCCGATACGCTGGGCATCCTCACGCCCGACGAGTCGTATCAATACCTCTCCGAAATCGTGGAGCGGTATCCCAAACTGCACTTCGATTTCCATGCGCATAACGATTACGACCTGGGCACCGCCAACGTCCTCGAAGGCGTGAAAGCCGGCGTACACGGCATCCACCTCACCATCAACGGCATGGGGGAAAGAGCGGGCAACGCGCCCCTCGCCAGCGCCATCGCCGTGCTGAACGATTTCATGCCCGGTGTTAAAACCAGCGTGGCCGAAAAATCGCTCTACAGCGTGAGCAAACTCGTGGAAACGTTCTCCGGCATCCGCGTTCCCGCCAACAAACCGGTGGTGGGCGAAAACGTATTCACCCAAACGGCCGGCATCCATGCCGACGGCGACAAGAAAAACAAGCTTTACTTCAGCGACCTCATGCCCGAACGCTTCGGCCGCCAGCGCAAATACGCACTGGGCAAAACGAGCGGGAAAGCCAATATCGAGAACAACCTCCAGCAGCTGGGCATCCGGCTGTCGGAACCCGATCTGAAGAAAGTAACGCAGAAGATCATCGAACTGGGCGACAAGAAAGAAATGGTGACACAGGCAGACCTGCCCTACATCATCTCCGACATTCTCGACAGCAACACCATCGAACAGAAGGTGCATATCGAAGATTACGTGCTCACCCACGCCAAGCACCTCAAACCCTCCGCCACACTGCGCATCAGCGTTCATGGCGAGAGCTATGAAGAACATGCGCAGGGCGACGGGCAGTACGATGCTTTCATGAACGCGCTGAAAAAAGTCTATAAAAAACGGAAAGAAGAACTGCCGCAGCTGACCGATTACACCGTACGCATCCCGCCCGGCGGTAAAACGGACGCACTGTGCGAAACCGTCATCACCTGGCAGGTTGCCGGGCAGCGGGAATTCAAGACCCGCGGGCTCGACAGCGATCAGACCGTTTCCGCCATCAAGGCCACGCAAAAAATGCTGAACTTACTTTAAACCCATCTCAACCGAATGGCAACAAAGCATATATTAATCGTTCCCGGAGACGGGATCGGGCAGGAAGTAACTGCCGAAGGCAAGAAAATACTGGACAGGATCGCCGCGAAGTTCGGCCATACCTTCACTTACGACGACGCGCTGGTGGGCCACGCAGCCATCGAAGCCACCGGCGATCCGCTGCCGGCGGTAACCCTGGAGAAGATGCACAAGGCAGACGCCGTACTCTTCGGCGCCGTGGGCCATCCCAAATACGACAACGACCCCTCCGCCAAAGTGCGCCCGGAACAGGGATTGCTCAAAATGCGCAAGGAACTCGGCCTTTACGCCAACCTGCGCCCCATCAAACTGTTCGACGAGCTGCTGGAAGCCTCCAGCATCAAACCGGAAATCCTCCGCGGAGCGGATATCCTCTTTTTCCGGGAGCTGACCGGCGACATCTATTTCGGTGAAAAAGGCCGTAAAAACAATGGCGACACCGCTTTCGACATCGCCGAATACAGCCGTTTCGAAGTGGAGCGCATCGCCCGGAAAGCCTTCGAAGCCGCCCGCACCCGCCGCAAAAAACTCTGCTCCGTAGATAAAGCGAACGTGATCGAAACCTCCCGCCTCTGGCGCGAAGTGATCCAGAAAATCGCACCGGAATACCCCGACGTGGAAGTGGAACACCAGTTCGTGGACGCCACCGCCATGCTGCTCATCAAAGACCCGAAACGTTTCGACGTGGTAGTGACCGCCAACCTGTTTGGCGACATCCTGACCGACGAAGCTTCGCAGATCGCAGGGTCTATGGGCATGCTCGCCTCTGCCTCCATCGGCGACGGCACGGGCGTATACGAGCCCATCCACGGCTCCGCGCACGACATCACCGGTAAAGGCGTCGCCAACCCGCTCGCTTCCATCCTTTCCGCAGCCCTCCTGCTCGACATTTCGTTCGGCATGAAAGCAGAATCCGACGCGGTGATCGAAGCGGTAGACAAAGTGCTGAAAGCCGGATTCCGCACCGGAGACATCGCCGACGCGAAAACGCCCAAAGACAAAATCCTGGGCACCGCCGCCATGGGCGACCAGGTACTGGCGCAACTGTAATCGGATTATTTGGAAATATCGTCCCGCACGGAGGTTTCGGCTTTTGTGCGGGATTTTTTTGTTGGATGGGTTACACCGCTACCGTAGCTCCGTTCGATAAATTCCGCGGCAGTGCAAAGTAGAACGTGGTGCCGATGCCGGGCTCCCTTTCGGCCCAGATGCGCCCATGCATGCGGGCGAGCATGTCCTGGCTGATGATCATGGCGATGCCGGCGCCTTTGAGCCCGTCTTTCGTAGCCATGGTTTTCTGTTCCGGGTTGAAGATCTTGTCAATTTCGGCGGCGCTGAGCTCTTTGCCGTAATTGGTGACGGCGGTAATGAGCTGGTCGCCGTCCACGAAAGCGCGGACTAAGATGGGCTTGCCTTTGGCGGCGTATTTGGTGGCGTTGTTGAGAATATTGCGGCAGATGAAGCCCAGCATGTTCTTTTCCGCATACACCTCCTGCCCTTGCAGGCTATCGTCCAGCACCAGCCTGACATCTTTATCTTGCTGTGCCATCGTATAGAATTGGTTGGCTTCTTGCATGACGTCTTCGATTTTGAAGGAATCCGTACGGATTTTCCCACCTTTCCGCTTGGCGCTGATCCAGGCCAGGAGGCCTTCCATGAACCGGATACTGTCTTCCGAAGTTTTCTTGAGGCTGGCCATCATCCCTTCGATCTCTTTCGGCGTAAGGTCGTGCTCCATTTCGAACAGCTGGGAAATGGTGATGATGCTGGAGAATGGCGCCCGCAGATCGTGGGCCATCACGGAGATGAGCATGTTATGGAACTGGTCCCAGTCTTCGAGCTCGCGGGTGCGCTCTTCCGATTTTTCGCGCAGCTCCTGCTGGATCCGCGCTACTTTCCGGCTTTGGCTGCGGGAACGGTAGAGGAAGAACAGGAGCCCGCCGGTTACGATGGTCAACAGTACAAGGAGATAGATCGTCCGTTTCTGCGCCGTTTGCCGGGATTGCGCTTCGCGCAGTTTGCGCTCGTTCAATACATAATCGAAATAGGTAAACCCGGATGACTGTAATTCCGTCACCGCTTCGGTATTCTGGGCCAGTTGCTGCTGTGCGAAGTGGAGCGCTTTGGCGGTATCGCCCAGCGCTTCGCATAAATGCATCATTTCGGGCAGTAGCAGGCTGGTCACGTAAAAGAATTTCTGGCGCTGGGAGATCTGCAGCCCTTCCGTAAAATGCTGCATCGCGAGGGCGCTGTCGCCCCCCATTTCCAGGATCATTTTCCCGATATCGTGATGCAGGAACGCCATGAAGCTGAAGTTCCCCTTCTTTTCGGCGTCTGCCAGCAATTCCCTGAAACCGTCCAGCCCTTCCTGCTTGCCGCCTGCGTCGAACAGGCGCTTGGCTTCGATCTGCAGGCAATAATTATACATGATCTCGTCTTTCCATTTCTCCGCGTTCCGTTTGGCGAGGATGAGCATGGAATCGCGCTGGCGCTTGGTGAGCGAAGAATCGATATCGATCAGGTTGAGCAAGGCGATGGTACGGGAGCTGTCGCTCGGCGCTGCGCGCGCCACCCGTTCCGCTTCATACAGCTTGTCGACGCATTTGGCGTAGTTGCCGTCGAAAATGAAATTGATGGCGATATTATTGAGCAGCAACGATACGCGGCTGCTGTCGCCCATTTTGCGGTACATCCGCAGGGCGTCGTTATTGAAACGGGAGGAAAGGTAATTGTTGCGGGTCATGTAATAGACGCCGCGCCCGGTGAGCGCGCCGGCGATGCCGCGTTCGTAGCCGTGGCGCTCGGAAATGCGCATGGCTTTGTCCGTATAATATATGACACTGTCCCATTGCCGGTAATGATAGTAATCGGCCAGTTCAGCCAGCGCGTCTGCGTACGCCAGGCTATCCTGGATGGTTGCAAGTGATTGCTGCAGCTGGCGGATGTGCTTGAGTTGACCGAAGCTCCTGGTGGAGCAAAGTACCATCAAGACAATACACCAACCAATTGCCCGAAAGCGTCGGTAATGCATATGTGTTCGTTTCCATCGGTGAAGGGGCCTGCGTTCATTGGTTATTCGGTTTCGTCTGTCAGTAGGTAATATCCATCGTTCTGGGATATGCGTCGGGGCCCTTTGGTTACTGTTACTGTCACAGCCGGTAAATCAAAAGGGATGCCAGAATTTTAAAACCATCCATGGATAAGGTTTTCATCATCCTACACAGCTCCTTCCCATACAAATGTAAAGATTTCGCGCATAAAAAAACGACATCGCCGCCGGGTAAGGGCGGGATGTCGTTTCCAGGGCCTGATTTCCGTTCAGTCCGGTTATTTCACGATCCACTCGGCCACAACGGCCAGGTGGTCTGAAGGGTAAGGTTCGTTGATCACTTCCGTCCGTACGGGCACCCATCCGCTTTTCTTCGTAGCCAGCACGAAATCGATCACCCTTTTGGGGTTGATGACGGGAATCGTGTAGCCGCAATCGGTACAGGAAGGCCGGTATTTCTCCAGCAATGTGGCAAATGCGGGGGTAGACGGCGTGGTGTTGAAGTCGCCGGAAAGCACCAGCGGCAACGCCAACGTGTCTGCCAGGCGGTTCAGGGCGGCCACCTGCTCGTCCCGGTTGGCAGGAGTACTAACATCGAGGTGGGTACTGCCGATGGTGAGCTTTTTCCCGTTCCGGAAAGTGATGTCGGCCAGGGCTACTACCCGGTCTTCCGCCGCGGGGTTCGACGTTTCGGGCAACCTGACCGTCCGCCCGTTCTGCAACGGGTACTTCGACAGGATGGCTACGCCGTATTCCCCACCGTCGTGGTCGATGGCTTTGCCGAAATACACCTGCATACCCGTTTTTTGGGCCAGTAGGGCCGCCTGGTCGATGTTCCCGGAGCGTTGGGTGCGCACGTCCACTTCCTGCAGGGCCAGCACGTCGGGCTGCTGTGCCCGCACCACGGCGGCAATGGCATCTACGTCGATGAAGCCGGGTTTGGTGGGCGGGTTGCAGTGATGGATGTTATATGTCATGACACGGAGCGTATCGCCCATTGCGGCGGGCTTTGGCCCGGGGACGGCCTGCGGGCCGTTTTGCGCGCAGGCTGCCAGGATGAATGCAGATAGTATGAATTTCATGTTATGCGGTCTTTTTCGTCAGTAAGATCATTCCCAGCCCGGGTTTTGCGGCGCCAGGTTCGGGTTCCGCTGGATCTGTAACAGGGGCACTGGGAAACGGTAATGTTTCGGCGCCACAAACTGGCGGCCGCTCATCACGATGATATACCCTTCGGCGTCGGTCTTGAAATTGGCGACATGGGAAGGCACCAGGGCGAGGGACTTCTTCATCCCTTTCACGTCTGCCGCCAGCTTGTCCCCTTCTTTCCAGCGTACCATATCGTACCAGCGGCCACCTTCGCGCGCCAGCTCGATGCGGCGCTCACGGCGGATCTCCGTGCGCAGGTCCAGCCCATTGGCCGCCAGGAACGACAGCGTCATGGGCATCATGCCCACCCTCTCGCGGAGTTTGTTGATGGAATTATCGATATCGCCCTGGGTGAGCTTGCCCTGCTCGAAGCGCGCTTCCGCCCAGGTGAGCAGCACTTCGGCATACCGCAACACGTGAATGTCGTTGGCATCGCGGGTAACAAGGGCCACTGCGGGGATTTCCACGTATTTGGTGTAATAATACCCGGTGATCGTCACGCAACCCTGCTTGTCGGCCAGGAACTTCGGCGCGGTGAACGTGGTAATATCGGTATTCTGCGGATTGCCGTCGCGCTTGCCGCCCCATTTGGAGCCCGGCGCCAGGATGGTCATCTTCATGCGGGGATCGCGGTTTTCGAAGATGTTGGCGTAGGTATCTTCCTTGTAGGTGGGCGATTGGGTGATGGGAAGCCCGTCAGCACAGAGGTACGCATCCACCAGCGACTTCGTCGGGTTGTAGCGGCTCGACTGGTCGGGCACCTGCGTTTCGCGGCTGATGTTGTGCATGCTCACGTCCAGCAGGTTGATACGGGCGATGATCGTCTCCTTGTTGGTGCCGTTGGCGAGTTTTCCTTTCCAGGTGAAGAAGTTGTAATAATCTTCTGCCGGGCGGCCGGTGGAATAAAGCTGGTACACGTTCATGTCCATCACCCGCTTGGCCGCGTCTTCCGCATCGGCGAACCTGTCGTCGTACAGCGCCATGCGGGCTTTGAGGGCCAGGGCGGCGCCCTTGTTCATGCGGCCGAGTTTCGGGCCGGTCATGATGGCCGATTGCATGAGGCCGGCGGCTTCTTCCAGCTCACTGAGAATGAAATCGACGATCTCTTTTTTGGAATTCCTCGGGCCGTAGAGCTCCGTAATGTTCAGGGGCTCCGTTACCAGTGGCAGATCGCCGAAGTACATCACCAGGTTCATGTACATGTACGCGCGGATGGTTTTGGCCTCTCCCACCAGCTGGTTCAGCGTAGCTTCTGGCACGCCCTTGGCACGGTGATAGTTGGCCAGAAAAGCGTTACAGTCGCGGATTCCGGAGTATTGGGACACCCATTCGGCGTTTACCGAAGACAGATCGGAATCGTAGTTGCCACTGCCGAAAATGCGGTATGCGTCGCTTGTGGAGGAATTGATAGAGTTGTCGCCCATCTGGTCCATGGCGATGGTATTGTTATTCTTGACGTTGGCGTAGAGCGCGTTGATGGCCAGGGTCAGCTGCTCTTCGTTCTGCCAGAACGTTTCGTCGGAGATCGCGTCCTGCGGGTTGCGGTCCAGGAAATCCTTACGGCAACCGGTGGCAGTGATAAGCAGGATGGCGGATATGCTGAGAAAAATCCTTTTCATGATCATTTGAAGTTGACATTTAAACCAAATACGAACGTCTTCACCTGCGGATAGTAACCGCCGAGGGTAAGGGGCGTTTCGGGATCGTAACCGTAGAAGAAATCTGTTTTCGTGAACAGGTTATCGGCGGAGAAATAGAACCGGATCTTTTCCGCGCGGATGCGGCGCGTCAGGTGGCCGGGCAACGTATATCCCACCTGCACGTTCTTCAGGCGGAGGTACGAGGCGTTTTCCAGCCAGAAGGTAGACAGCTGCTGGTTGTAAGTGTAGCCGTAAGCGAGGCGCGGATAGGTGGCGTCGGTGTTCTGCGGCGTCCAGCGGTCGAGGTGGATTTCCTGCGGGTTGGAGCTTTCGTTGATGAAAGCGTGACGGGCCGCGCCGGAAATAAATCCGTCCGCCTTGCCTACGCCCTGCAGGAAGAAGCTCAGGTCGATCCCCTTATACCCCACGTTCCCTTTGAAACCGTACGTGTACCGGGGAATGGAGTTGCCGATCACTTCACGGTCGGCCGCCGGGGTGATTTCACCGTCCCCGTTCAGATCGCGGTAGATGAGGTCGCCGGGCTGCATGGGGAAGCTCTTGTTGTACGGGAACAGCGGCGTGTATTTGCCGGTAGCGTCGTCGTATTTGTAGTCAGACACCTGCGAAATGCGCTCGGCCACATACCCGTAATAGGCATCAATGGGGTAACCCACCATCCGGATGCGCTCGCCGGGCGTGCTGGGCGCATCGCCGAGGCTCACCACCTTGTTGCGGACGTCGGAAATGTTGAAGTTGGCGCCGTACGACCAGTCGTTCACCCGGTCTTGCCACCCGGCCATAAATTCCCATCCCTGGTTGCGCACCTTGCCGGCGTTCTGGGCGGGGTACGAACCGCGGAGACCGAGTACGTCGGGCAGGGGCACTTTCAGGAGGATGTCATTGGTATTGTTGATGAAGTAATCCGCAGTCACGGTAAGCCGGTTGTTCAGCATGGCCAGGTCGATGCCCACGTTCTGCTTCACGACAGATTCCCAGGTGAGCAGTTCGTTGGGAACGCCCGTCTGGCGGTAGCCTACGGTCAGCACGTTGCCGATAGGCATGGTGGCAACGGAGTTGATGATGGACAGGTAAGCGAAATCGTCTCCCACCTTGTCGTTCCCCTGCGTACCGTACGACAGGCGCACTTTACCGAAATTGATAACGTGTTTCATCCTTTCGAAGAAGGGCTCGTTGGAGAACACCCATCCGGCGGAACCGGAGAAGAACCAGTTCCAGCGCACCGGCCCGGCGAAGCGGGTGGAGCCGTCGTACCGGAAGTTCCCTTCCAGCAGGTATTTATCGTTGTACCCATAGTTCAGCCGGCCGAAAAGTGATTGCAGGGCGTTCTGCGCGGCATCCGAATTGTTCAGCTGGTTGAGGGTGCCGAGGTTGATGGAGCCCACTTCCTGTGTGGGCAGGTTGGTGCGGGTGGCGCTGAAGTTGCGGCTCGCGTTCTCTTCCGCGGATGCGGCCACCATGCCTTTCACGGAATGCCCGCCGTGGAAGGTTTTCTCGTATTCGGCCATCCCGATGATCGTCTGGTACAAACCGGTGTAATCGCGGTTGTCGATCTTGTTGGGATAATTGGATTGATAGATGAGTGAATTATCTACCGGGCTGTAATAGTTGATGGTTTTGGAGAAGATCTCGCGGAAAGAGTTATACTTCACAAGGCCGTATTGCGCGCGCAGCCGGAACTCCTTCGTAATGTTCAGCGTGCCCTGCAAATTGGCGGTGATCTCCTGCGACGCGAACTTGTTGGTACCACCGTCTGTCGTAATGGCGATGGGGTTCTGCGATCCGCCATGATATCCCCAGCTGCCGTTGGTGAAACGTACGGGGATGAGCGGGGAAATCTGGTGGGCGGAATACAGCGGGCCCGCGTCGAAGTCTACACCCGCGCTGGAACCGCTGTTCAACCGGTCTACATAACCGATGTTGGCATCCAGCTGGAGGATGTCGAATACGGTCGTGTTCACGCGCAGGCGCACGTTGTGGCGCTTGGCGGAGAAATTATCGCCGGTAACGAGGCCGCCCTGTTTCAGATAGGAATACGACAGATAATAATTGGTATTGTTGGCGCCGCCGGAAAGGTTGAGCATGTGGCTCTGCTGCGGGGCGCTGGATTTGTAGATTTCGTCGATCCAGTTGGTATTGGCGAAATAGTTGGGATCGGAGCCGTTGCGCGCGGTCTCGATCTGCGCGTCGGTGAAGGTGGGGTTCTGGCCCGCGTTCACTTTGGCTTCGTTCTGCAATGTCATGTAATCCACGGAACCGAGGAATTTCGGCAGCGCGGTCGGCGTCTGGAGACCGAAATAATTGGCATACGTGAGCGAAGGCCTGGCGTTGGCTTTTCCTTTTTTGGTAGTCACGAGGATCACGCCGTTGGCGCCGCGCACCCCGTAAATGGAGGAAGAGGCCGCGTCTTTGAGGACGGTTACCGTTTCGATATCGTCCGGGTTGAGGATGTTCAGGTTGCCGCCGGGGATACCGTCTACCACCACGAGCGGATCGGGATCGTTGAGGGTGCCGATGCCGCGGATGCGGATCTTGGTGGTGTTATCGCCACCGCCGGGAATGCCGGATGCGCTCTGGAAGGTTACGCCGGGCATCGATCCCTGCAGCGCCGCCGTGGGCGAAGTAACCGGGCGGCCGGCGAAATCTTCGCTGGTAACGGTGCTCACGGCGCCGGTGAGGTTCGCTTTCTTCTGGGTGCCGTAGCCTACTACCACTACTGCGTCGAGCGCGGTGGTGGAGGGTTTGATGGACAGGCTGAAAGCCGTGCGCCCGTCTGCCGTGAAAGGCACGTCTTCATACCCCATCATTTTCACGACCAGCTTATCCCCTTCCGAAGCCGCGATGCGGAATTCGCCTTTTTCGTTGGTGATGACGGATTGATTGGTGGTCTGGTTCCAGATGCGGGCCCCGGGAACGGGAGCGCCTTTTTCGTCGGTCACCTTTCCACCGATATCGGCCTTCACGACCGATTTGCGCTGCACCACGATGGTGTTCTGGTTAATGGTGTAAGTCAGCGGCTGGCCTTCGAAACACTTGGCCAGTACCGTTTCGATGTCGGCATTGCGGACATGTACCGAAACGGGCAATGCATCTTCGAGCATTTCGGTGTTGAAAAGGAAATTGTAACCTGCCTGCGCCTTGATCTGGCGGAAGATTTCGCGGAGGGTGACCCTGTCTTCCGACAGCGTGATCTTCTGCGCATAGGCGGCCGCAGCGGCCTGAAGGGACAGGAACAGCACCAGGGCCGCCGTGATACGGATCACCCTGCGGGCCTTTCCGGGCAATAGCTGTCGCTTCCCCGGGGTGGAGAGGTGAGATGTCATACGTTTACAGATTGTTCTTAGTAGTTAAAGCTGGTTGACGCGTGTATATTGAATTTTGCTAGTTCATGACTTGAATGGTGTTGCCTTCCACACGGAACTGCACGGTGCCGGTGAGCGACAGCATATGCAGTACGTCCTGCACGTTTTTGAAACGGGAAATGGAGCCGGCGAAGGAAATCGTGGTGCCCGGATCGCGGAAGCGCACGTCCACATCGTACCAGCGGGAAATTTTCCGCATGATGGACGGCAGCGGCTCGTCGTTGAAAACGAACATCCCGTTCTTCCAGGCCATGGCCTGTTCGAGGTCGGCGCTGCGCACCTGGATCCGTTGCCCTTCCGTGAACCGCCCCTGCTGCCCCGGTTTCAGGACAACGGCCGTTCCGCCGCCGCTGAGGCGCACCTTGCCTTCGAGCAGGGTGGTTTGGACGGCAGGCTCGTCGGCATACGCCATTACGTTGAAATGCGTGCCGAGCACGTCTACATCGAGGCCGCGGGCTTTGACGCGGAAAGGCTGGCGCTCGTTGCGGGCCACTTCGAAATAGGCTTCGCCGTCCAGCTCCACAATCCGCTCAGGCCCATCGAAAACGGCCGGAAAGCGCAGCCTGGAAGCGGCGTTCAGCCAAATGCGGGTGCCGTCTGGCAGGGTCAGGTCATATTGCCCGCCGCGCGGAATGGCGATGGTATGGAAAACGGGCTCCGTCGGCACTTCGCCATCGCCGGAATAA
Proteins encoded in this region:
- a CDS encoding TonB-dependent receptor, which translates into the protein MTSHLSTPGKRQLLPGKARRVIRITAALVLFLSLQAAAAAYAQKITLSEDRVTLREIFRQIKAQAGYNFLFNTEMLEDALPVSVHVRNADIETVLAKCFEGQPLTYTINQNTIVVQRKSVVKADIGGKVTDEKGAPVPGARIWNQTTNQSVITNEKGEFRIAASEGDKLVVKMMGYEDVPFTADGRTAFSLSIKPSTTALDAVVVVGYGTQKKANLTGAVSTVTSEDFAGRPVTSPTAALQGSMPGVTFQSASGIPGGGDNTTKIRIRGIGTLNDPDPLVVVDGIPGGNLNILNPDDIETVTVLKDAASSSIYGVRGANGVILVTTKKGKANARPSLTYANYFGLQTPTALPKFLGSVDYMTLQNEAKVNAGQNPTFTDAQIETARNGSDPNYFANTNWIDEIYKSSAPQQSHMLNLSGGANNTNYYLSYSYLKQGGLVTGDNFSAKRHNVRLRVNTTVFDILQLDANIGYVDRLNSGSSAGVDFDAGPLYSAHQISPLIPVRFTNGSWGYHGGSQNPIAITTDGGTNKFASQEITANLQGTLNITKEFRLRAQYGLVKYNSFREIFSKTINYYSPVDNSLIYQSNYPNKIDNRDYTGLYQTIIGMAEYEKTFHGGHSVKGMVAASAEENASRNFSATRTNLPTQEVGSINLGTLNQLNNSDAAQNALQSLFGRLNYGYNDKYLLEGNFRYDGSTRFAGPVRWNWFFSGSAGWVFSNEPFFERMKHVINFGKVRLSYGTQGNDKVGDDFAYLSIINSVATMPIGNVLTVGYRQTGVPNELLTWESVVKQNVGIDLAMLNNRLTVTADYFINNTNDILLKVPLPDVLGLRGSYPAQNAGKVRNQGWEFMAGWQDRVNDWSYGANFNISDVRNKVVSLGDAPSTPGERIRMVGYPIDAYYGYVAERISQVSDYKYDDATGKYTPLFPYNKSFPMQPGDLIYRDLNGDGEITPAADREVIGNSIPRYTYGFKGNVGYKGIDLSFFLQGVGKADGFISGAARHAFINESSNPQEIHLDRWTPQNTDATYPRLAYGYTYNQQLSTFWLENASYLRLKNVQVGYTLPGHLTRRIRAEKIRFYFSADNLFTKTDFFYGYDPETPLTLGGYYPQVKTFVFGLNVNFK
- a CDS encoding RagB/SusD family nutrient uptake outer membrane protein codes for the protein MKRIFLSISAILLITATGCRKDFLDRNPQDAISDETFWQNEEQLTLAINALYANVKNNNTIAMDQMGDNSINSSTSDAYRIFGSGNYDSDLSSVNAEWVSQYSGIRDCNAFLANYHRAKGVPEATLNQLVGEAKTIRAYMYMNLVMYFGDLPLVTEPLNITELYGPRNSKKEIVDFILSELEEAAGLMQSAIMTGPKLGRMNKGAALALKARMALYDDRFADAEDAAKRVMDMNVYQLYSTGRPAEDYYNFFTWKGKLANGTNKETIIARINLLDVSMHNISRETQVPDQSSRYNPTKSLVDAYLCADGLPITQSPTYKEDTYANIFENRDPRMKMTILAPGSKWGGKRDGNPQNTDITTFTAPKFLADKQGCVTITGYYYTKYVEIPAVALVTRDANDIHVLRYAEVLLTWAEARFEQGKLTQGDIDNSINKLRERVGMMPMTLSFLAANGLDLRTEIRRERRIELAREGGRWYDMVRWKEGDKLAADVKGMKKSLALVPSHVANFKTDAEGYIIVMSGRQFVAPKHYRFPVPLLQIQRNPNLAPQNPGWE
- a CDS encoding FecR family protein, producing MLSKNEFIALYEKSLRGECSPRELELLQSYKDDFEWVDGQWDDAPQQESVYARLQDSISREEKVRRLFPWKKLAAAAAVLLAAGAAFFLLQPHQQNAPLADKSVPVDTVQKQIVPGSNKAVLILGDGSEIALGDASSGQIARQGGALVRKTANGQIVYSGDGEVPTEPVFHTIAIPRGGQYDLTLPDGTRIWLNAASRLRFPAVFDGPERIVELDGEAYFEVARNERQPFRVKARGLDVDVLGTHFNVMAYADEPAVQTTLLEGKVRLSGGGTAVVLKPGQQGRFTEGQRIQVRSADLEQAMAWKNGMFVFNDEPLPSIMRKISRWYDVDVRFRDPGTTISFAGSISRFKNVQDVLHMLSLTGTVQFRVEGNTIQVMN